The Flavobacterium sp. 1 genome contains the following window.
CAAAATTTCCTTCTTTATATTAAGCAAAAAGACAATATTTCTAATCCCAATCTTGACGATTGGGATTTTTTTTATTTTTATTCTAATTTATTATACTTCTCCATGAAATCCTTAGAAACTTTATTTTCAGATTTAAAAGACATCAAAGTAGTTGACAGTTCCATCCCCTATTCTCAATACACTCCTTTGGATTTATCGGCTTCTAATATGGAATTAAACCAGCTAAACATTTCTGATCCAACAGAATTTGAAATCTATATTGAAAATCTTTTAACAAAAAACAAGGCTGCTGTTGCTTACGGAGGTTATAACGAAGTCCGCAGCTTATACAAAAGAAGTACCCATTTTAATGATTCGAATACTGAGGAACGTAACATTCATATAGGTCTGGATTTATGGATAAAAGCAGGAACGCCAGTATTAGCTGCATTGGATGGAAAAGTGCATAGTTTTCAAAACAATAATAATTTGGGAGATTATGGCCCGACAATTATACTGGAGCATCAGTTAGAAAACCAAATTTTTTATACTTTATACGGACATTTAGCTTTAGAAAGTATTGCATTCATTAATGTTGGCGATTTTTTTGCAAAAGGGCAGCAATTGGCTTTATTAGGAAACTCATCGGT
Protein-coding sequences here:
- a CDS encoding peptidoglycan DD-metalloendopeptidase family protein, producing MKSLETLFSDLKDIKVVDSSIPYSQYTPLDLSASNMELNQLNISDPTEFEIYIENLLTKNKAAVAYGGYNEVRSLYKRSTHFNDSNTEERNIHIGLDLWIKAGTPVLAALDGKVHSFQNNNNLGDYGPTIILEHQLENQIFYTLYGHLALESIAFINVGDFFAKGQQLALLGNSSVNGDYAPHLHFQIIKNINANLGDYPGVCSKSKLAYYLENCPNPNLLLKIY